Proteins from a single region of Companilactobacillus farciminis KCTC 3681 = DSM 20184:
- a CDS encoding TetR/AcrR family transcriptional regulator, translating into MTKKNKLDRRTIYTVNTIKDSFLELINQEPYSQINVAKLCRHADMTRSTFYSHFDNLSAVLNAVLDDAMLFTNDTQATATIDPTISLDLLKENESLLPACQRIADSSKYRQLLMDPNLNDYIIGRIVAHEKDRIVPAIQKRTGLNESEAELLFIYSIHGSFAINKRHHFVKDDAWYRELQLLNQFTSAGYESIKENNSN; encoded by the coding sequence ATGACTAAGAAAAACAAATTAGACCGGCGAACAATTTATACAGTCAATACCATCAAGGATTCTTTCTTAGAATTGATCAATCAGGAACCTTATTCACAAATCAACGTTGCTAAATTGTGCCGTCACGCTGATATGACTCGTTCGACTTTTTACTCACATTTTGATAATTTATCCGCTGTTCTAAATGCTGTTTTGGACGATGCTATGCTTTTTACTAATGACACTCAAGCTACTGCGACCATTGACCCCACAATCAGTTTGGATTTATTGAAGGAAAACGAATCGCTTTTACCAGCTTGCCAACGAATCGCTGACTCGTCAAAATATCGTCAATTGTTGATGGACCCAAATTTAAATGACTATATTATTGGTCGTATCGTTGCTCATGAAAAGGACCGAATTGTTCCAGCTATCCAGAAAAGAACCGGTCTCAATGAATCAGAGGCGGAATTGCTCTTCATTTATTCAATTCATGGTTCATTTGCTATCAATAAACGTCATCATTTCGTTAAGGACGACGCCTGGTATCGCGAATTACAATTACTCAATCAATTTACCAGTGCCGGCTATGAATCTATCAAAGAAAATAATTCCAACTAA
- a CDS encoding ABC-2 transporter permease — translation MKGLFVKDFELMKEQKNIYLLIIAIALVMTVMSKENYFAIGFLGMIGSLFTISSISYDEFDNGNAFLFTLPITRKGYVYEKYLFGLTIGICFLVLGTVISILASVINNSEVTEIFRQVMPLLSAVIIALALMLPAQLKFGGEKGRIVLISIIGVIFLLGKLIKDNLQALNLNGILQKLSKMNDVTLFWLFLLVSLIALVISMFGSILIMKKKEF, via the coding sequence GTGAAGGGACTTTTTGTTAAAGATTTTGAACTGATGAAGGAACAAAAAAACATCTATTTATTGATAATTGCAATAGCCTTAGTTATGACGGTCATGTCAAAAGAAAACTATTTTGCCATTGGATTTTTGGGCATGATTGGATCGTTATTTACTATAAGTTCAATCAGTTATGACGAATTTGATAATGGTAACGCATTTTTATTCACGCTGCCAATCACTAGGAAAGGTTATGTTTATGAAAAGTATTTGTTTGGTTTGACGATTGGAATTTGTTTCTTAGTTTTGGGAACAGTAATTAGTATACTAGCTTCAGTAATTAATAATTCTGAAGTAACTGAAATTTTTAGACAAGTCATGCCACTACTATCAGCGGTGATTATTGCTTTAGCCTTAATGTTGCCAGCTCAATTAAAATTCGGTGGTGAAAAAGGAAGAATCGTCCTTATTAGTATAATTGGAGTTATATTTTTATTAGGGAAATTGATTAAAGATAATCTCCAAGCATTGAATTTAAATGGAATTTTACAGAAATTGTCAAAAATGAATGATGTAACCTTGTTTTGGCTCTTTTTATTGGTGTCATTGATAGCCTTGGTGATTTCAATGTTTGGCAGCATCTTAATTATGAAAAAAAAGGAATTCTAA